A window of the Acidimicrobiales bacterium genome harbors these coding sequences:
- a CDS encoding glucosyl-3-phosphoglycerate synthase, protein MRIYDHETFTVDRLREAKGSTTVTVALPAKDEATTIEAIITTIRDGLMGSVGLVDELIVIDDHSTDDTAAVARQAGADVYPAGEILPRYGAGHGKGEALWKSLHVSTGDIVCWCDADIRNYDNRFILGPLGPLLTEPDIGFTKGFYRRPLRDDGEGGGRVTELVARPLISSLFPHLGPLVQPLSGEFAGRRAVLEQVPFSRGYAVDLALLIDLTERFGADSIAQVDLGTRIHRNRPLRELGPQSAAITNMVLRRAGHATVTEIVEGIGDLTLLRPTLGDATITVGDLPPMVEVDTA, encoded by the coding sequence ATGCGCATCTACGACCACGAAACGTTCACCGTCGACCGGCTCCGTGAAGCCAAGGGATCGACGACCGTCACCGTGGCGCTGCCGGCGAAGGACGAGGCGACGACGATCGAAGCCATCATCACCACCATTCGCGACGGGTTGATGGGGTCGGTGGGGCTGGTCGACGAACTCATCGTCATCGACGACCACTCCACCGACGACACCGCCGCCGTCGCCCGCCAGGCGGGCGCCGACGTCTACCCGGCCGGCGAGATTCTTCCCCGCTATGGCGCCGGCCACGGCAAGGGCGAGGCGTTGTGGAAGTCGCTGCACGTGTCGACGGGTGACATCGTCTGCTGGTGCGATGCCGACATCCGCAACTACGACAACCGCTTCATCCTCGGTCCACTCGGCCCACTGCTGACCGAGCCCGACATCGGATTCACGAAGGGGTTCTACCGCCGACCGTTGCGTGACGACGGCGAGGGTGGCGGTCGAGTCACCGAGCTCGTCGCCCGACCATTGATCTCGAGTCTCTTCCCGCACCTCGGCCCTCTGGTGCAGCCGCTGTCGGGCGAGTTCGCCGGGCGGCGAGCGGTCCTCGAACAGGTGCCATTCAGCCGGGGCTATGCGGTCGATCTTGCGCTCTTGATCGACCTCACCGAACGGTTCGGCGCCGACTCGATCGCCCAGGTCGATCTCGGTACCCGCATCCACCGCAATCGGCCGCTCCGCGAACTCGGCCCACAGTCGGCGGCGATCACCAACATGGTGCTGCGCCGCGCCGGACACGCGACGGTCACCGAGATCGTCGAGGGCATCGGCGACCTCACCCTGCTCCGGCCGACCCTTGGCGACGCCACGATCACCGTCGGCGACCTGCCGCCGATGGTCGAGGTCGACACCGCGTAG